From the genome of Streptomyces sp. NBC_01341, one region includes:
- a CDS encoding APC family permease, with the protein MSVRTSESGTAPSVEAPLDDGGRHKLTTVTGLAALSLDAMASVAYGPEAIVLVLAAAGGYGLGFTLPVTVAIALLLAVLVASYRQVIAAFPDGGGSYAVAKAHLGPRTSLVAAASLVLDYVLNVAVAVTAGVAALTSAFPDLYGDRLGLCLGTLALITVVNLRGIVDSARAFIAPTVVFVGAIFVLILVGLFRDTPVSTEAAAGHASVLGTNATTVGALLLLKAFASGCSALTGVEAIANAVPSFRAPAARRAQRAEIALGALLGVMLIGLSVLISRFGLQPVEGVTVLAQLADASFGHGIAFYVVQFATMMLLALSANTSFGGLPVLLKLLARDNYLPHVFGLKADRQVHRHGVLALTAVSAVLLVFSGGDTNTLVPLFAIGVFVGFTIAQTGMVIHWRSVRGPRWAGKTLLNLLGALLTGVSAVVVTATKFYDGAWLIVVALPLLVAGFESVHRAYARIGRSLEVGRIPEPPHRDRSLIVVPISSLTRLTSEALTAAVSLGDEVHAVTVCHLDSEDRAQSEALERDWALWNPGVPLIRIASARRTIGRPVAAYVRKLTATDPGVRITVLIPEVEPAHVWQRLLQNQRGAVVAHAVRRETTAVICRLRFRLLDESAERYTGRNSR; encoded by the coding sequence ATGTCCGTCCGCACCTCAGAATCCGGCACAGCGCCGAGCGTCGAGGCACCCCTTGACGACGGGGGCCGGCACAAGCTGACGACCGTGACCGGGCTGGCTGCCCTGTCGCTCGACGCGATGGCGTCGGTCGCGTACGGGCCGGAGGCCATCGTCCTGGTCCTGGCAGCCGCGGGCGGCTACGGGCTCGGCTTCACTCTCCCCGTCACCGTCGCGATCGCCCTGCTGCTGGCCGTTCTCGTCGCCTCGTACCGACAGGTCATCGCGGCTTTCCCGGACGGTGGAGGAAGTTACGCGGTCGCCAAGGCTCATCTGGGCCCCCGCACGAGCCTCGTAGCGGCTGCTTCCCTTGTACTGGACTACGTGCTGAACGTGGCAGTCGCCGTGACCGCCGGCGTGGCAGCGCTGACCTCCGCCTTCCCGGATCTGTACGGGGATCGTCTGGGGCTGTGCCTCGGTACTCTGGCCCTGATCACTGTCGTCAATCTGCGCGGGATCGTGGACTCGGCGCGGGCGTTCATCGCGCCGACCGTGGTGTTCGTCGGAGCGATCTTCGTCCTCATCCTGGTCGGCCTGTTCCGTGACACCCCGGTGAGTACGGAAGCCGCTGCCGGCCATGCTTCCGTACTCGGCACCAACGCAACCACCGTCGGTGCGCTGCTCCTCCTCAAAGCCTTTGCCTCCGGCTGCTCGGCGCTGACAGGTGTCGAAGCCATCGCCAACGCCGTCCCCTCCTTCCGCGCACCCGCCGCACGCCGCGCGCAGCGTGCCGAAATCGCCCTCGGTGCGCTGCTCGGTGTGATGCTGATCGGCCTGTCCGTACTGATCTCCCGGTTCGGGCTCCAGCCCGTCGAAGGTGTCACGGTCCTGGCGCAGCTCGCCGACGCATCGTTCGGACACGGCATCGCGTTCTATGTCGTGCAGTTCGCCACCATGATGCTGCTGGCACTGTCCGCCAACACCTCGTTCGGTGGCCTGCCGGTGCTCCTCAAACTGCTGGCCCGCGACAACTACCTGCCCCATGTCTTCGGGCTCAAGGCCGACCGGCAGGTCCACCGCCACGGAGTCCTCGCTCTCACCGCAGTCTCCGCCGTGCTGCTGGTCTTCTCCGGGGGCGACACCAACACCCTCGTCCCGCTCTTCGCGATCGGCGTGTTCGTCGGCTTCACGATCGCCCAGACCGGCATGGTCATCCACTGGCGATCGGTCCGCGGCCCCAGGTGGGCCGGCAAGACATTGCTCAACCTCCTGGGCGCCCTCCTGACCGGGGTCAGCGCGGTCGTCGTCACAGCAACCAAGTTCTACGACGGTGCATGGCTGATCGTGGTCGCACTGCCTCTGCTCGTGGCCGGCTTCGAGTCCGTACACCGCGCCTACGCCCGTATCGGCCGAAGCCTGGAGGTCGGCCGCATCCCGGAGCCACCGCACCGCGACCGTTCACTGATCGTGGTTCCGATCTCCTCTCTCACCCGGCTCACCAGCGAGGCCCTCACCGCCGCCGTGTCCCTCGGCGATGAGGTCCACGCGGTGACGGTCTGCCACTTGGACTCCGAGGACCGTGCGCAGAGCGAAGCACTCGAGCGGGACTGGGCCCTGTGGAATCCGGGCGTTCCTCTGATCCGTATCGCCTCCGCCCGCCGCACGATCGGCCGCCCGGTCGCCGCCTATGTACGTAAGTTGACTGCCACCGACCCGGGCGTACGGATCACCGTGCTCATCCCGGAAGTCGAACCTGCCCATGTCTGGCAGCGGCTGCTGCAGAACCAACGTGGGGCCGTCGTCGCCCACGCCGTGCGGCGTGAAACAACGGCGGTCATCTGTCGCCTGCGATTCCGGCTCTTGGACGAGTCAGCAGAACGCTACACAGGCCGAAACTCGCGTTAG
- a CDS encoding potassium-transporting ATPase subunit F, protein MTTENIVGLIVATSLVGYLVLAVKYPDRF, encoded by the coding sequence GTGACCACTGAGAACATCGTCGGTCTGATCGTGGCCACGAGCCTCGTCGGATACCTCGTGCTCGCCGTCAAGTATCCGGATCGCTTCTGA
- the lysA gene encoding diaminopimelate decarboxylase, which produces MHTALPTSTSVPITPQAAASVPPSNAAGLSVWPTSARLTSRGDVAVGGVSLVEAAERFGTPVYLLDEGEVRDRCRTYIRAFPDTDVVYAAKAFLCRALLHWVQEEGLGLDVCSSGELEFAVTNGFPPERIVLHGNAKSPDDLRAALRLGVGRIVIDSPWEIAQLSALVSEGARQKVLVRVLPGVSAGGHTAIRTGTEDQKFGLSLIDGSAQHAISRILGQPHLELVGLHCHIGSQITTVKPYLTALRRMVGLLAQVREQHGVVLPELDMGGGHAVAYRPGETPLDIPNLGERIRRELATNCTAAGIPTPRLAIEPGRALVGPAGVALYRVLAVKMTGDRRFVAVDGGMSDNPRPALYGARYAPRLIGRRSTAESCTATVVGRHCEAGDVLATDAVLPADIHPGDLVAIPVAGAYHLSMASSYNAVGRPPVVAVHEGRARLLIRRESLADINGRDIGM; this is translated from the coding sequence ATGCACACAGCACTTCCTACTTCGACGTCGGTGCCGATCACGCCGCAAGCAGCAGCTTCCGTGCCGCCGAGCAATGCCGCAGGTCTGTCCGTCTGGCCCACTTCTGCACGGCTCACTTCCCGCGGCGATGTAGCGGTGGGAGGTGTCTCCCTCGTCGAGGCGGCCGAGCGGTTCGGGACCCCGGTCTACCTCCTGGACGAGGGCGAAGTGCGGGACCGCTGCCGGACCTACATTCGAGCTTTCCCGGACACCGACGTCGTCTACGCGGCGAAGGCGTTCCTGTGCCGCGCCCTCCTGCACTGGGTGCAGGAGGAGGGCCTCGGCCTGGACGTCTGCTCATCTGGTGAGCTGGAGTTCGCGGTCACCAACGGATTTCCTCCCGAGCGCATCGTGCTGCACGGCAACGCCAAGAGCCCGGACGATCTGAGAGCCGCCCTGCGTCTGGGTGTCGGAAGGATTGTCATCGACAGCCCGTGGGAGATCGCCCAACTGTCCGCGCTGGTCTCGGAAGGCGCTCGTCAGAAGGTGCTGGTCCGCGTGCTCCCAGGCGTCAGTGCGGGCGGGCACACCGCGATCCGCACCGGCACGGAGGACCAGAAGTTCGGGCTCTCCCTCATCGATGGGAGCGCTCAGCACGCAATCTCCAGGATTCTCGGCCAGCCGCACCTGGAACTCGTCGGGCTGCACTGCCACATCGGCTCGCAGATCACCACGGTCAAGCCTTACCTGACCGCGCTCCGGCGCATGGTCGGGCTGCTGGCCCAGGTGCGCGAGCAGCACGGAGTCGTGCTCCCCGAACTGGACATGGGAGGCGGGCACGCGGTCGCCTACCGGCCGGGGGAGACCCCGCTCGATATCCCCAACCTAGGCGAACGAATCCGCCGCGAACTGGCCACGAACTGCACCGCAGCCGGCATCCCTACGCCCCGGCTCGCCATCGAACCCGGCCGCGCCCTGGTTGGCCCCGCAGGTGTGGCGTTGTACCGGGTGCTCGCCGTGAAGATGACGGGCGACCGTCGCTTCGTGGCCGTGGACGGTGGAATGAGCGACAACCCGCGTCCCGCCCTGTACGGTGCCCGCTACGCGCCCCGGCTCATCGGCCGCCGCTCAACGGCCGAGTCCTGCACGGCGACCGTCGTCGGCCGGCACTGCGAGGCGGGCGACGTTCTCGCCACCGACGCTGTATTGCCGGCCGACATCCATCCGGGCGACCTGGTCGCCATACCGGTCGCGGGCGCCTACCACCTTTCCATGGCATCCAGTTACAACGCAGTCGGCCGACCACCCGTGGTCGCCGTCCACGAGGGCCGCGCCAGGCTTCTGATACGCCGCGAATCCCTCGCCGACATCAACGGCCGCGACATCGGAATGTGA